One Solibacillus sp. R5-41 DNA segment encodes these proteins:
- a CDS encoding PadR family transcriptional regulator produces the protein MSYSGGPMTEAMYYVLLALMRPNHGYQLMQSIAEVSNGRIKMGPGTLYGGLSRMQKDGLIVLSITDGRRKTYKITSVGEQALRLEYERLKSLIIDSVILEEEGRHDQNCTQSTTY, from the coding sequence ATGTCTTATAGTGGTGGACCAATGACAGAGGCAATGTATTACGTATTATTAGCGTTAATGCGACCCAACCATGGATATCAACTGATGCAATCGATTGCGGAAGTCTCAAACGGACGTATAAAAATGGGACCAGGCACATTATACGGGGGACTTTCACGTATGCAAAAAGACGGTTTAATTGTTTTGTCAATAACTGATGGTAGAAGAAAAACGTATAAGATTACATCAGTAGGTGAGCAGGCATTAAGATTGGAGTATGAGCGTTTAAAATCCTTAATTATTGATAGCGTCATTTTGGAGGAGGAAGGAAGACATGACCAAAATTGTACGCAAAGTACGACCTACTGA
- a CDS encoding ABC transporter ATP-binding protein, which translates to MANETISSKEQRAILRRLLRYLQPHKKLLIIALFLLILTVIGDLVGPYLIKVYIDDYLTLRHFDRNPVMILAVCYFTIQVLNVVITYYQMLKFQELALKVIQQLRIDVFSKIHKLGMRYFDQVPAGSIVSRATNDTEAIKDMFVTVLISFVQAAFLIVGVYIIMFIMNAKLAFAMLLLLPVIIYIIYIYRKMSAVVYMKMREKLGELNARLAESLSGMSIVQVFRQEDRFNEEFDKTNEEHFQAMMDNTKMNSLLLRPIIDLVYFTAIVILLFYFGWTSFETAVEVGVVYAFITYMNRFFDPINQMMERLALFQQAIVAASRVFSLLDNEELEPAQKNDPIHVSNGQIEFKNISFSYDGKQDVLKNISFTVNPGETVALVGHTGSGKSSIINLLMRFYEFERGDILIDGASIKNYPQVELRDKVGLVLQDPFLFYGTVASNIRLYNEKLTLEDVKDAAEFVQANDFIEALPDGYSNKVTERGSTFSSGQRQLIAFARTIATNPKVLVLDEATAAIDTETEVGIQQSLEKMRKGRTTIAIAHRLSTIQDAEQILVLHKGEIVERGTHQQLIAQKGLYEKMYLLQNGIVG; encoded by the coding sequence ATGGCAAATGAAACAATTTCAAGTAAAGAACAGCGAGCCATACTTCGCCGCTTACTTCGCTATTTACAACCGCATAAAAAGCTGTTAATTATCGCTTTATTCTTACTCATTTTAACAGTAATCGGAGATCTTGTTGGCCCGTATTTAATTAAAGTGTATATTGATGATTATTTAACTTTGCGTCATTTTGACAGGAATCCAGTCATGATTTTAGCGGTTTGTTACTTCACGATTCAAGTGCTGAATGTCGTCATTACGTACTATCAAATGTTGAAATTCCAAGAGTTGGCACTAAAGGTCATTCAGCAGCTGCGAATTGATGTGTTTTCAAAAATCCATAAATTAGGCATGCGTTATTTTGATCAAGTGCCTGCGGGGTCCATCGTTTCACGTGCGACGAATGATACCGAGGCCATTAAAGATATGTTTGTCACGGTGTTAATTAGTTTTGTGCAAGCTGCATTTTTAATTGTCGGTGTATATATTATTATGTTTATTATGAATGCAAAATTAGCATTTGCGATGCTCCTATTACTGCCAGTCATCATTTACATTATTTATATATATCGCAAAATGAGTGCGGTCGTATATATGAAAATGCGTGAAAAGCTAGGGGAGTTAAATGCGCGCCTAGCGGAATCTTTATCTGGCATGAGCATCGTTCAAGTTTTCCGTCAAGAAGATCGTTTTAATGAAGAGTTTGATAAAACGAATGAAGAACATTTTCAGGCAATGATGGACAATACGAAAATGAACAGTTTATTGCTTCGTCCAATTATTGATTTAGTGTATTTTACAGCGATCGTTATTTTACTCTTTTACTTTGGCTGGACATCATTTGAAACGGCTGTGGAGGTCGGAGTTGTATATGCATTTATTACGTACATGAACCGCTTCTTTGATCCAATTAATCAAATGATGGAGCGTCTTGCCTTGTTCCAGCAAGCGATTGTCGCAGCATCACGTGTCTTTTCGCTGTTGGATAATGAAGAGTTAGAACCTGCGCAGAAAAATGACCCAATCCACGTATCGAACGGACAAATTGAGTTCAAGAATATTTCGTTTAGCTATGATGGCAAGCAAGATGTACTGAAAAACATTTCGTTCACTGTCAATCCGGGTGAGACGGTGGCGCTCGTTGGCCATACGGGGAGTGGGAAAAGCTCGATAATCAATTTATTAATGCGCTTTTATGAATTTGAGCGTGGCGATATTTTGATTGACGGAGCATCGATTAAAAACTATCCCCAAGTGGAGCTTCGAGATAAAGTTGGTCTTGTGCTACAAGATCCGTTTTTATTTTACGGAACCGTGGCGTCAAACATTCGATTATATAATGAGAAGCTAACGTTGGAAGATGTGAAGGATGCGGCGGAATTCGTTCAGGCAAATGACTTTATCGAGGCGCTTCCAGACGGCTATTCGAATAAAGTAACGGAGCGCGGGTCTACGTTTTCAAGTGGGCAGCGTCAACTCATCGCCTTTGCGAGAACGATTGCCACGAATCCAAAAGTATTGGTATTGGATGAAGCAACAGCGGCCATTGATACAGAAACGGAAGTGGGGATTCAGCAATCGCTGGAAAAGATGCGAAAGGGGCGTACAACGATTGCCATTGCCCATCGCTTATCAACGATTCAAGATGCCGAGCAAATTTTAGTGCTGCATAAAGGCGAAATCGTTGAGCGCGGGACACATCAACAGCTTATCGCACAAAAAGGACTTTATGAAAAAATGTATTTATTGCAGAATGGGATTGTGGGGTAA
- a CDS encoding ABC transporter ATP-binding protein, whose amino-acid sequence MNVFFKLGWFFRERKKQYFIGLIMLTFVAILQLIPPKIIGYTIDEIGEGTLTKAGLFKWLGLIVVVALVMYVLRYYWRQMIFGSSNYLAKILRQKLHQHFTKMAPSFYQKHRVGDLMAHATNDISAVQQTAGGGVLTLFDSITTGGFVVLAMAITIDWRLTLIALLPMPIMAFLTSYYGKLLHERFRHAQAAFSDLNDKTQESISGIKVLKTFGQQRQDVADFTKLSDEVVEKNLRVSKIDSLFDPTISFVVGLSFMLSLGFGTKFILEDAMTIGDLVTFTTYLSILVWPMLAIGMLFNIVERGNVSYDRIEKILNTPVDIDDQPNAITTMPSGDVSFQVDSFTFPGDPKPTLHHIHFDLKRGETLGIVGKTGAGKTAILKLILREFEGYAGKIMFGDHRIDAYQKIKLREAIGYVPQDHFLFSASIYSNLSFANPNATRDEVKAAAQIAYIDKDIEGFSEGYETIVGERGVSLSGGQKQRISIARALLMKPELLILDDSLSAVDARTEEAILHALKEERKDATTIITSHRLSAIQQAHVIIVVEEGEMIEKGTHEELMALHGSYYEMYQLQQLEQLVAEGGDSHGK is encoded by the coding sequence TTGAACGTATTTTTTAAGTTAGGATGGTTTTTCCGAGAACGAAAAAAACAGTATTTTATTGGTTTAATTATGCTAACATTTGTTGCGATTTTACAACTGATTCCTCCGAAAATTATCGGCTACACGATCGATGAAATTGGGGAAGGGACATTAACGAAAGCGGGACTATTTAAATGGCTGGGGCTCATTGTGGTCGTCGCGTTAGTCATGTATGTATTGCGTTACTATTGGCGTCAAATGATTTTTGGTTCCTCGAATTATTTAGCCAAAATTCTACGTCAAAAGCTGCATCAACATTTTACAAAAATGGCGCCATCCTTTTATCAAAAGCATCGTGTCGGGGATTTAATGGCACATGCAACGAATGATATTAGTGCGGTTCAACAAACGGCTGGTGGTGGGGTGCTCACATTATTCGATTCGATTACGACAGGTGGTTTCGTCGTACTAGCAATGGCCATTACGATTGATTGGCGCTTAACGTTAATCGCATTATTGCCAATGCCGATTATGGCTTTTTTAACGAGTTATTATGGCAAGCTGCTTCACGAACGTTTCCGCCATGCACAAGCCGCGTTTTCAGATTTAAATGACAAAACGCAGGAAAGTATTTCAGGCATTAAGGTGCTCAAAACATTCGGCCAGCAACGGCAGGACGTAGCTGATTTTACAAAATTATCCGATGAGGTAGTAGAAAAAAACCTACGTGTGTCAAAAATCGATTCATTATTTGATCCAACGATTAGCTTTGTTGTGGGCCTGAGCTTTATGCTAAGTCTAGGTTTTGGCACTAAATTCATTTTGGAAGATGCGATGACGATTGGCGACTTAGTGACATTTACGACGTATTTAAGTATTCTCGTATGGCCGATGCTTGCGATAGGGATGTTATTTAATATTGTCGAACGTGGTAATGTTTCGTATGACCGCATTGAAAAAATATTGAACACTCCCGTGGACATTGATGATCAACCAAATGCGATTACGACGATGCCAAGTGGCGATGTATCATTCCAGGTCGATTCATTCACTTTCCCAGGAGACCCAAAACCGACGCTCCATCACATCCACTTTGATTTAAAACGTGGTGAAACTTTAGGTATTGTTGGAAAAACAGGTGCCGGGAAAACAGCTATTTTAAAGCTGATTTTACGTGAATTTGAAGGGTATGCAGGCAAAATCATGTTTGGTGACCACCGAATTGATGCGTACCAGAAAATCAAGCTACGAGAGGCAATCGGCTATGTGCCTCAAGATCATTTCCTGTTTTCAGCATCCATTTACTCGAATCTATCGTTTGCAAATCCAAATGCAACGCGAGATGAAGTAAAGGCTGCCGCGCAAATCGCTTATATCGACAAGGATATTGAAGGTTTTTCAGAGGGCTATGAAACGATAGTTGGAGAGCGTGGTGTTTCACTTTCTGGCGGGCAAAAGCAACGTATTTCCATTGCGCGTGCATTACTTATGAAGCCGGAATTATTAATTTTAGATGATTCATTATCAGCTGTCGATGCACGTACCGAAGAAGCGATTTTACATGCATTGAAGGAAGAACGAAAAGATGCAACGACGATTATTACTTCTCACCGATTGAGTGCTATACAGCAAGCACATGTCATCATCGTTGTGGAAGAGGGCGAAATGATTGAAAAAGGCACGCATGAAGAGCTGATGGCATTACACGGAAGCTATTATGAAATGTATCAATTGCAGCAGCTCGAACAATTAGTAGCGGAAGGAGGCGATAGTCATGGCAAATGA
- a CDS encoding ABC transporter permease, giving the protein MSKFSVLVKQLYKQKVRTLTFRLMTLLYLGLICAFIFWPEIKGLLFSDDAEIVGVVNETNFDVAPFLQGNDQFDWQVVDADSAKKNVEEGEYYAHVTLTDDQGKLSAIITSFDPLPLNDQQSISGLLGQMSQMYAMAQMDLTAEQQEVLLSAEPIISMQTLNEQASDGKSTEEKQAGIFVSYAIGFVIYIFVATYLSMITTEVASEKGSRALEMLLVSVKPETHFRSKLVGVFLVAITQFTIIFGALILLLRFTYGGEKWTLVTDLLESMSIGYFLYVIGFLFGTILMYLILGALFGSLVSKVEEAGQVMMPALMMTLIGFYVMISGMGNPDTLLIKVFSYIPFTSGMVMPMRIGATDINSIEPIISFVLLVATTLLLYLISLTFYKRSVLTYSSGGLIQKIKTVFKVTT; this is encoded by the coding sequence TTGTCTAAATTTTCCGTACTTGTAAAGCAATTATATAAACAAAAAGTGCGTACATTAACTTTCCGTTTAATGACCCTGCTATATTTGGGACTCATTTGCGCGTTTATTTTTTGGCCGGAAATTAAAGGGCTGCTGTTTTCAGATGATGCCGAAATTGTAGGTGTTGTGAATGAAACGAATTTTGACGTGGCACCATTTTTACAGGGCAATGATCAATTTGACTGGCAAGTAGTGGATGCGGACAGTGCGAAGAAAAACGTAGAAGAGGGCGAATATTACGCACATGTAACGCTTACTGATGACCAAGGGAAGCTTTCTGCAATTATTACGTCATTTGACCCGCTACCACTTAATGACCAGCAATCGATTTCTGGTCTTTTAGGTCAAATGAGCCAAATGTATGCGATGGCGCAAATGGATTTAACAGCAGAACAACAGGAGGTATTATTATCAGCGGAGCCAATCATTTCCATGCAAACATTAAATGAGCAGGCGAGTGATGGCAAGTCGACAGAAGAAAAACAAGCTGGTATTTTTGTATCATATGCAATAGGCTTTGTCATATATATATTTGTCGCAACCTATTTATCTATGATTACGACAGAGGTCGCTTCGGAAAAAGGCTCACGTGCGCTGGAAATGTTACTTGTAAGCGTAAAGCCTGAAACACATTTCCGTTCGAAACTTGTCGGGGTCTTTTTAGTGGCCATTACGCAATTCACTATCATTTTTGGTGCACTTATCCTATTGTTGCGCTTTACGTATGGCGGCGAAAAATGGACGCTTGTCACGGATTTACTAGAATCTATGTCAATAGGTTATTTCCTTTACGTCATTGGTTTCTTATTCGGAACAATATTAATGTATTTAATATTAGGGGCATTATTTGGCTCGCTTGTGTCAAAAGTAGAGGAAGCCGGACAGGTGATGATGCCTGCGCTCATGATGACTTTAATCGGTTTTTACGTGATGATTTCAGGCATGGGCAATCCCGATACACTGTTAATCAAAGTGTTTTCTTACATTCCCTTCACGTCTGGAATGGTAATGCCAATGCGTATTGGAGCAACGGATATTAATAGCATCGAACCAATTATTTCATTCGTGCTATTAGTTGCAACAACGTTATTGCTTTACTTAATTAGCTTAACGTTCTATAAACGCAGCGTGCTGACTTATTCGTCTGGTGGTTTGATACAAAAAATTAAAACCGTGTTTAAAGTGACGACTTAA
- a CDS encoding ABC transporter ATP-binding protein, giving the protein MTLQLERVTKRYKDFTAVQDLTFTISKGEIFGLIGQNGAGKTTTFRMILDLQDTTEGMIMWDGKPIKKINRDILGYLPEERGIFPQMKVEDQLYFFGELRGMDKETLKKEIDFWITRFELQEKRNDKAETLSKGNQQKVQLIASFLHRPQFLILDEPFSGLDPVNMELLKNAILYLKEQGMTILFSSHQMDNVEELCDHLCLLKRGEALFSGSLIDLKKQYGKTKLTVQTDLAQIELEKLPGVKQVGYDRDGHAVLTLEDESYARTLFEHFSNGQYIEKFSLDYLSLHEIFKEKVGAVLV; this is encoded by the coding sequence ATGACTTTACAGTTAGAACGTGTAACAAAGCGTTATAAAGATTTTACTGCGGTGCAGGATCTAACGTTTACTATTTCAAAAGGCGAAATTTTTGGTTTAATTGGTCAAAATGGAGCGGGGAAAACGACAACATTCCGCATGATTTTGGATTTGCAAGATACAACAGAAGGCATGATTATGTGGGACGGAAAACCGATTAAGAAAATTAATCGTGATATTTTAGGATATTTACCAGAAGAACGCGGCATCTTTCCACAAATGAAAGTTGAGGATCAGCTATATTTCTTTGGAGAGTTGCGCGGAATGGATAAAGAGACACTAAAAAAGGAAATAGATTTTTGGATTACGCGTTTTGAGTTACAAGAAAAACGTAACGACAAGGCCGAAACATTATCAAAAGGAAATCAGCAAAAAGTGCAACTTATTGCGAGCTTCCTTCATCGCCCACAATTTTTAATTTTAGATGAACCGTTTAGTGGACTGGACCCGGTGAATATGGAGCTTTTGAAAAATGCAATTTTATATTTAAAGGAGCAAGGGATGACGATTTTATTTTCAAGTCATCAAATGGATAATGTCGAGGAATTATGCGATCATTTATGCCTATTAAAGCGCGGGGAAGCACTGTTTTCAGGTTCATTAATCGATTTGAAAAAGCAGTATGGCAAAACGAAATTAACGGTGCAAACGGATCTGGCACAAATCGAACTTGAAAAGCTGCCAGGGGTAAAGCAAGTGGGTTATGATCGCGACGGTCATGCGGTGTTAACGTTAGAGGATGAATCCTATGCACGCACGCTATTCGAGCATTTTTCGAATGGGCAGTACATTGAGAAATTCAGCCTTGATTATTTATCCCTTCATGAAATATTCAAAGAGAAAGTAGGTGCGGTTCTTGTCTAA
- a CDS encoding N-acetylmuramoyl-L-alanine amidase, whose amino-acid sequence MKQKLITFFVAILLVCTIVVNPASANVKFVDVATTHPAYDEIQYLISLGAIRGYDENGKTYYKPNISVTRGHAAKMVVISAGYEPLKVSKSSFTDVKAGTEISGYVERAIQLGIFEKKSTKFYPNDPLTREEMSYVLAKAFDINVEDYQSLPMVFPDVPATNTYASSIKAIYYNGITNGSDGKYMPKSAVTRAQFASFIARAKSDKFRLDLPEIPEKVDTSQVIGTIAVTTDGLNVRTKPNTNATVLGKVNTGGKLSVYAIEGSWLKVSYQGQYAYVSKSYTKYLDSNGNPIGAAIKEVTANETLNVYVKATSSSKKIGTVAKDATVSVYKESGGYYLTTIDGLPGYIMKESTTTVDNGDENPEPTPKPDPIPDDSNLMGKVTVNGLNMRESADGSSKAIATLSKGSMVSVHSISGFWAKVTANGQTGYVHKSYIKLINQAGSAVKNRVIILDPGHGGKDPGTGKDGHTEKAITLKVGNLVRQKLEAAGATVHMTRTGDTYPTLEDRVAFTKAKHGEIFVSIHVNSASSSSASGTETYYNVSTGDQFEEDKLLAKYINNEIVKNANMKDRGVKEGPFYVIRNMIIPSVLVELGFLTNPSDQEKLINDKYAEIFAQSIYNGIVQYYSK is encoded by the coding sequence ATGAAACAAAAATTAATTACATTCTTTGTTGCGATTCTCCTTGTTTGTACGATAGTGGTTAACCCAGCTTCGGCTAACGTCAAATTTGTAGATGTTGCGACAACCCATCCCGCTTATGATGAAATTCAGTACTTGATCAGCCTTGGTGCGATTAGAGGCTATGATGAAAATGGAAAGACTTACTACAAGCCAAATATTAGTGTTACGCGTGGACATGCTGCAAAAATGGTTGTGATATCTGCAGGTTATGAACCACTAAAAGTGAGCAAATCTTCCTTTACCGATGTAAAAGCTGGTACAGAAATTTCTGGTTACGTAGAGCGTGCGATTCAGCTTGGAATTTTCGAAAAGAAATCGACTAAATTTTATCCAAATGATCCATTAACACGTGAAGAAATGAGTTATGTTTTAGCAAAAGCGTTTGATATAAATGTAGAGGATTATCAAAGTTTACCAATGGTATTTCCTGATGTTCCTGCAACAAATACATATGCTTCATCTATTAAAGCTATTTATTATAACGGTATAACAAACGGTAGTGATGGAAAGTACATGCCGAAAAGTGCAGTGACACGTGCGCAGTTTGCATCTTTTATCGCACGTGCGAAAAGTGATAAATTCCGTTTAGATTTACCGGAAATTCCAGAGAAAGTGGATACGTCTCAAGTCATTGGCACAATTGCTGTGACAACCGATGGATTAAATGTACGCACGAAACCTAATACAAACGCGACTGTGTTAGGGAAAGTGAATACGGGCGGCAAGCTTTCGGTTTATGCGATTGAAGGTAGCTGGCTAAAAGTTTCTTACCAAGGTCAGTATGCCTATGTGAGTAAATCTTACACAAAATATTTGGACAGTAACGGTAATCCAATCGGTGCTGCCATAAAAGAAGTTACCGCAAATGAAACATTAAATGTGTATGTTAAAGCGACTTCAAGCTCGAAAAAAATAGGTACAGTTGCAAAAGATGCGACGGTTTCGGTTTATAAAGAAAGTGGCGGCTATTATTTGACAACAATCGATGGTTTACCGGGGTATATTATGAAGGAAAGCACGACAACTGTTGATAATGGTGACGAAAACCCAGAACCAACGCCAAAACCTGATCCAATTCCGGATGATTCAAACCTAATGGGGAAAGTGACAGTCAACGGTTTAAACATGCGTGAATCAGCAGATGGTAGTTCGAAAGCGATCGCAACATTATCGAAAGGTTCGATGGTATCGGTTCACTCGATTTCTGGTTTTTGGGCAAAGGTGACGGCAAATGGTCAAACAGGCTATGTGCATAAATCGTATATCAAGCTCATCAATCAAGCAGGTAGTGCTGTAAAAAATCGTGTCATTATCCTTGACCCAGGGCATGGTGGGAAAGATCCAGGTACTGGGAAAGATGGACATACTGAAAAAGCGATTACGCTTAAAGTTGGAAATTTAGTGCGTCAAAAGTTAGAGGCTGCCGGCGCGACGGTTCATATGACTAGAACGGGTGATACGTATCCGACGCTAGAAGACCGTGTCGCTTTCACAAAAGCAAAGCACGGGGAAATTTTTGTCAGCATTCATGTCAATTCCGCTTCATCTTCTTCAGCTAGTGGCACAGAAACGTACTATAATGTTTCCACTGGTGACCAATTTGAAGAGGATAAATTATTAGCGAAATATATTAATAATGAAATTGTTAAAAACGCGAATATGAAAGACCGTGGTGTCAAAGAAGGTCCGTTTTATGTGATACGTAATATGATTATCCCATCTGTGCTAGTAGAACTTGGCTTCCTTACGAACCCATCAGATCAAGAAAAGCTTATAAACGATAAGTATGCAGAAATTTTTGCGCAATCGATCTACAATGGTATTGTGCAGTATTATTCAAAGTAA
- a CDS encoding stalk domain-containing protein yields the protein MTKMNMNMKRITPLALSVLLLGTVTAGATSPPKPNEVPTSEETKEINQATSFMHMQGTIGAIENRKDQTFFSTTDKNNPFNFTTNEETLVFDKKGNKVQLKKGDKVSIYTHANQPMLSIYPPQYNPAVIIVENEEVASSVKVTTFNEELLSEDQDLKLNIGDETVIVNEKGEKVGKEALAGNDAIVFYTFSTFSIPAQTTPEKIIVFSNNDNDATEESPMTEVAPFMNVKGAISSAEKQADGTIQFSVTDENNPFNFRTDKNTIVLDKKGNKVELKKGDKVSLFVSTNQPMILIFPPQYSPAVVIVEDEKSPTNVVVTDFNEGFINKENDLKLNISNETVIVNEKGEKVAKEALLENHHAIVFYGVTTRSIPAQTTPEKIVVFPNETNETVVEEKKENTSTEEKAAVVVETNEMDAEIAKLINKDFYEVDGKVMVPLRIVAEGLGFKVDTTTTKTGAIVSKGALSYTITRGEKMYGHNRALAQFEVAPALLESGKTYVEYDFALQLLN from the coding sequence ATGACAAAAATGAATATGAATATGAAACGTATTACACCATTAGCACTATCTGTATTATTATTAGGAACAGTAACAGCAGGCGCAACGTCACCACCAAAACCAAACGAAGTACCAACAAGTGAGGAAACAAAGGAAATTAACCAAGCCACTTCATTTATGCACATGCAAGGAACAATCGGTGCTATTGAAAATCGCAAAGACCAAACATTTTTCAGCACAACGGATAAAAATAATCCATTTAATTTCACAACAAATGAAGAGACACTTGTTTTCGATAAAAAAGGAAATAAAGTGCAGCTGAAAAAAGGCGATAAAGTTTCGATTTATACACATGCGAATCAGCCAATGCTTTCGATTTATCCACCACAATATAACCCTGCCGTGATTATTGTAGAGAATGAGGAAGTAGCGAGTTCAGTGAAAGTGACTACTTTTAATGAAGAACTTTTAAGTGAAGACCAAGATTTAAAATTAAATATTGGTGACGAAACAGTGATTGTTAATGAAAAAGGTGAAAAAGTAGGCAAGGAAGCACTAGCTGGTAATGACGCAATTGTCTTTTATACATTCTCAACATTCAGCATTCCAGCACAAACAACACCGGAAAAAATTATCGTATTCTCAAACAATGATAATGATGCTACTGAAGAGAGTCCAATGACTGAAGTTGCGCCATTCATGAATGTAAAAGGGGCAATTAGCTCAGCTGAAAAGCAAGCAGATGGCACAATCCAGTTCAGTGTAACGGATGAAAATAACCCATTCAATTTTAGAACTGACAAAAATACAATAGTATTAGATAAAAAAGGGAATAAAGTAGAGCTGAAAAAGGGTGATAAAGTATCACTATTTGTTTCTACTAATCAACCTATGATTCTAATTTTCCCACCACAATACAGCCCAGCGGTAGTTATTGTAGAGGATGAAAAATCACCGACAAATGTTGTTGTAACAGATTTCAATGAAGGTTTCATCAATAAAGAAAACGATTTAAAATTAAACATTAGTAACGAAACAGTAATTGTTAATGAAAAAGGTGAAAAAGTAGCAAAAGAAGCACTTTTAGAAAATCATCACGCGATTGTTTTCTACGGCGTGACAACACGTAGCATACCTGCACAAACAACACCAGAAAAAATTGTAGTTTTCCCAAATGAAACGAATGAAACGGTTGTTGAAGAAAAGAAAGAAAATACATCTACTGAAGAAAAAGCAGCAGTAGTAGTAGAAACAAATGAAATGGATGCCGAAATTGCAAAGCTAATCAACAAAGATTTTTATGAAGTTGATGGCAAAGTAATGGTGCCACTACGTATCGTTGCAGAAGGCTTAGGATTTAAAGTAGACACGACAACGACAAAAACAGGTGCAATTGTTTCAAAAGGTGCATTATCATACACAATTACACGTGGAGAAAAAATGTACGGACATAACCGCGCTTTAGCACAATTTGAAGTAGCGCCTGCATTACTTGAATCAGGTAAAACGTATGTAGAATACGACTTTGCCTTACAATTATTAAACTAA
- a CDS encoding DMT family transporter, with product MKNKRYIGFILVITGCFFWGIGGTVAQQLFSEGIEVSWLVSTRLLIAGTLLLGTQAIFKDRKQILAIWQQKFTAFRLVIFAIVGMLAVQYTYMASIKEGNAAVATLLQYLAPVMIIVYVALRGHSKFTKKDAITIVLALCGSFFLLTNGSLSALAVPMPAIIWGLLSGVSLAFYTLYAIPLLKQFDSLVVVGWAMTLAGTTMSFFHPPWQVDVGSWTASTVIYLVIVIIFGTMLSFWFYIESLQTLTAKETSLLGNVEPLTAVLATVIWLHEPFGIFQWFGTSFILFMMVYIALKSD from the coding sequence ATGAAAAATAAAAGATACATTGGATTTATACTTGTTATAACAGGGTGCTTTTTTTGGGGAATTGGTGGAACGGTTGCCCAGCAGTTATTCTCCGAAGGCATTGAGGTAAGCTGGCTTGTATCAACTCGCCTACTCATTGCGGGGACATTATTATTAGGTACGCAAGCGATTTTTAAAGATCGCAAACAAATACTCGCTATTTGGCAGCAAAAATTCACCGCATTTCGCCTTGTCATTTTCGCGATTGTTGGGATGCTTGCGGTGCAATATACGTATATGGCTTCGATTAAAGAGGGCAATGCTGCGGTCGCTACATTGCTTCAATATTTAGCGCCAGTCATGATTATTGTGTACGTAGCATTACGCGGTCATTCGAAATTTACGAAAAAAGATGCGATTACGATTGTTCTCGCATTATGCGGAAGCTTCTTTTTATTAACAAATGGGTCCCTTTCCGCGCTTGCGGTTCCGATGCCAGCCATTATTTGGGGGCTGTTATCTGGGGTGAGCCTTGCCTTTTACACACTTTATGCCATTCCACTACTTAAGCAATTTGATTCACTCGTAGTTGTTGGCTGGGCAATGACGCTAGCCGGTACGACGATGAGTTTCTTCCACCCACCGTGGCAAGTGGATGTGGGCAGTTGGACAGCATCAACCGTTATTTACCTCGTTATTGTTATCATTTTCGGGACGATGCTGTCGTTTTGGTTTTACATTGAAAGCTTGCAAACATTAACAGCAAAGGAAACGAGCCTCCTTGGCAATGTCGAGCCACTTACTGCGGTACTCGCAACGGTCATTTGGCTACACGAACCGTTTGGCATATTCCAATGGTTCGGCACGTCCTTTATTTTATTTATGATGGTTTATATTGCGTTAAAGTCGGATTAA